The DNA region TGCTGTGCAAGTAACAACAGTTTCAGATTATAATTATTTGTTGTGTAATATTTTCAGTACATAGTTTCAATATCTAACATGCATGGGAATATTGACTTGAATAATGCAGGTTGTTGTTCTACTTCATGTTGTAATTACAACAGTTGCAATTATCTATCCAGTTTTAGTAATCCTCTGGTCAGTATACACTTTAAAGTTGACTCCTGTGCTTCTATCTAGATTTTTTTAATGGAAATTGTGATCACACGGGTTTGTAGCCTCTGTCAATGTCAAATTTTGAAGAATTAAATATATAAGCTCTGTTGATAAACATGTTATAGTCATGAAATTATGCTACTATCTAGGAAGGAATGTTTAGACATTATTTTTGTTTCATACAAGCAGCTTGGGGTCCTCATTTTAGTGTTTGACCCATACAATGTAGAAGTTAAATTATTTTTCAAATTACTATAATTAAAAATACAGAAAAGATAAAGTCAAGGGAACAAACAATTGGAAACAACTTTGTTGCTTCTTCATACTTGTTCGTGTCATGTGATAAAGGAAATTGACAGACATTCATGTACCATTTTCAAGCTCTTAATTGACTATTCAATCAAAGTAAATACCTGTGTTTCTTCAGCATAACAGTTGACCACATCTGTCATATCTTTTTAATTAGTGATTTTTCTTATGAGGGATACTGAAAAAATGTATGCTTCACGGATATAATATCTATAATCAAAGGTTCTTGATCATTTCATGTGTATTGGTATAGCAAATATATCTTATGGGTCCGTTGCTTTGCTCTGCAGGTGTGACTCTGCTTTTCTATCAGGGGCCACGTTGATGCTATTGACTTGCATTGTGTGGTTAAAGTTGGTGTCATATGCACATACAACCTATGATATGAGAGCTCTTACTGTTTCAAATGAAAAAGTAGCAAAGGTAGTGGTTAGTATTTCGATAAATATATTTAAAGTAGTTATGCTAAACATTCTATGTGATGTTTAGTTTTTGAACAGGAAAAATACTGTTTTATTTCCTAATTGTTGTAACAAAATTCATTCTGCTTCCGCCCACCAATCCTCTGATATTGGCGTCTTGCTGCATGGTGTGGTGACATTATGCTATAATCTGGTCAAACGAGTGTTGGATAAAAGTTATGCTTTTTCCTCTTATTCAATCATGTTACCTGTGGTATAGGGAGAAACAGTGCCCAATACTTTGAATATGGAGTACCCGCACAATGTGAGCTTCAAGAGTTTGGCATACTTCATGGTTGCTCCTACTTTGTGCTACCAGGTAACAAAATGTTTAACTTAAGTATTgatatatatataaattatataaattaTGAAAATTATTTGGTCATTATTGCCTCTTTTTAGATTCACCTCTTTTACTGACATTTGCATGCATTTATTGTTTCTGATTGAAGCACATATAAGGTACCGTTTTATGGACTTATTTATGGCTATATTTTTGGTTTGGGATGTGCTTGAGGTTTTTAGTTAGAGAGAGGTCCTCCTGCAATCTGCTGCGCACCCTTTCTCATGTTTTCTCTTTATCAGTGGTTTTTTTCAATGTACTGCTCTACAACTTGTCTCGGATCGTCAAATCAATTCGTCCCACCATCTATTCTCTCCTACTTCTAGCCATCTGCTAAGCTTTTATAGCCCCTGCagatttatttattttaatctattttaACATTCACATCAGcattaatataattttattattcTGAAAAATTCTCTTCAGCCTTCTATACATGGAAGACAAGAACCCTTTATAACTGAAATAAGTTTATATTGATTTGTATTTTGCACTTTAGTTTCTTACATGATGAATTAATGTTATAGCCAAGCTATCCTCGCACACCTTCGATTCGAAAGGGTTGGGTCTTTCGACAACTTCTCAAGCTGATAATATTTACAGGAGTTATGGGATTTATAATAGAACAAGTAAGAAGTAGCTGTTAATAATGTAATTGTCATTTTTATCCTTTTTCCCTTCAATTTTCCATTCAACTAATGTATGTAGATATTCTGAGTGATGATATTGTTCTGTTTTGTTTAAATAATTTTGCAGTATATGAATCCTATTGTCCAAAATTCACAACATCCTTTGAAGGGAAACCTTCTATATGCCATTGAGAGAGTCTTGAAGCTTTCTGTTCCAAACGTCTATGTGTGGCTCTGCATGTTCTACTGCTTTTTCCATCTTTGGTATGTATTTCCTCTTTGTCTTGGTTCAATATTTATGtataacttttttttaaaaaaacatattAGAATTAAATTGCATTCACTGACCATAAATTGTGTATCATAGTCCTAATTGTGTGGATTGACTTGAAAACTGTTCCATGTCGGCACTAGAAATAGGCATCAAAGCTAGCTGTTACCCTGACAATGTTCGAAGGATTTATGTGTCTGTTATTACTTGATTTTTCAACATTAAAAGTTGCGACATTTAGCTTTAATAAAAAAACAGGCACGGCATTTAATCCTTAGAGCCACTATTGGAATATAGGTTAAATATACTTGCGGAGCTTCTCCGGTTTGGTGATCGTGAGTTCTACAAAGATTGGTGGAATGCCCAAACAGTTGAAGAGGTAGGCTTTTTGCCCTGTTTTGTTATTGGGTCTTTTAAGTTACAATACTTCCATGAAGAAAATCCATGACTCGTTTTTGTTGAATGCATTTATGCTGCTGCCGTCGTCAGTATTGGAGGATGTGGAATATGGTATGTTTCCTTTTCAACCTTGGATGAAGTTATTGCAAACACATATATTTGATATCAGCCTCAGATTTGAGAGACTTTGATGGACATTATTTATTACTTTCTGAATTAACTTTTCTAAATAATTTGTGAGGTTACAATAGCATTTATTCACGAGTTGCAGCTTGCCTTGCAAGCGACTAGCATGCCTTAACAGAATAGTAACTCCTAATCGTCTGACATTTAACAGCAACCACAACAGATAATCATCTCATTATATAACAGGAATCACAACATAATAGTAATATTCTAAAAACTAACATGATTAGAATATTTTAGAAACTCTACACAAGGCCTAGTCATACACACACAATACTCTATACTGAATACTCAATCAATGGATGATATATAAGACTAATTTAATCTGTTATCCAAGCCAGAAAGTTTCTTTTTTCATCTATGACTTTGGGCGTACTTTTCCAGCATTTTATGAGTTTATGGATATGGAACCAGACTTCAGAATATATCAGAAAGTTTTAAATAATTGTGAAGTTCTAATACATTACTGTTCAACTGAGTGGGTTCTTTCATATTGCAGCCTGTGCATAAATGGATGGTTCGCCACGTATATTTTCCCTGTATAAGGTTTGGTATACCCAAGGTAATCAAGCATTGACCTATCTTGCTGAGTGTACTCTGAGCTATACTTTCCAAGCATATTTTAGACATTAAAATCCTGTCTTTAGAGTGTAAATCTGTAAATTCTGTGTATCTTTATTTAGATCGCACTACATGTATTCATAGTGGTGTTAATGCCTAATGAATAAGCACTAATATAGGACGTTGAGTAATTTAGGAAAACTAACAATCCCTAGCAGCCATCACAACTCAACTTTATAAAATCGACTTGTAAAGTGAGGATTGTCCCTACTTATAAACATATGTTGAGATCATATGTCATTCATTGTGGGACTTTTAACACACACTGGGTGACCCGACCGTGAAAACCTGATAGCAGGTGGCCAAAAAGATCTTGGATAGGCTCTGATATCATTTTAGAATTTGGGTTGAGTCTAACTTAACAAAACCAGCAAGCAAGGTAGAATTTGATAACCATTAAGGTGTTGGAAGCGGAAGGCACACTCGGGCCTCAAATGGGCCTGAGGCGTAGACGATGCTGGAAGTTCAACAATAGATCCAGGATAAACTCTGATATCATCTTAGAATTTAGGTTGAGCCTAACTCAACCTTACAAAACTAGCTTGTAAGATGAGGGTTTCCCAAACTTTATAAACACTACATTGATCATATCTCTAAGCAATGTGAGACTAAATCTTCCCTTTCACACCTAACATAATGAAGGTGTTGGAGGCTGCAACAGAACAACCCAAATGCCGCAATTAGGTGACTAGGGGCGAATCATATTGAAGGTGGAATTTCTAAGAGTTCTCACGACTTGTATTTATATTGGTGTTACAATAAATACATAGAATGCCTAATGAGTAGCACTAACCGAGGAAGTTGTATATTCTAGGAATACTAACAATCAATCTATAATATCTACATGTTTACTTAATTCTAACACATAGTAGTTTCTTTAGGAAGTCGGTAATCATGATGACTAAATTATAATCTAAACATAAATAGTAAAAATAAACAGATTATCTTTTTATGCATTACTTGGTATTTGACATTTTTAGAGTACGAATGAACTTGTTCAGAAAATATTCTTAACATCAAGCAAATTAATGTTTTCCAATGCTGAAAtcaataaataaaaaatacaacTTTCTGCAAACTTATGTTAACTTAACATGTGATTTTTCTAAAATCCGACCCCTATTTCATCttttttttcatgttcatttaCTTTTATTTCAGCTGAATTGTCCATCCCATATTGATTACTTGGTCATCAGTGGAAAGTTTTCAACTGATACACAACATCAAAATTAGTTTTTTCTGTTGTTACTTCAGGTGGCTTTGGCTTCTGTACCAGCATGCATTTACATGTAGAATGACATGATTAGACAAGAAATTGAGCTTGCTTTATTCCTGTAGTGCTATACTTGCCGTGCTTCATTTTTGGGTCTCTGCATTAAGCTACCTGTTAAATAACATTATTGTTTAACATTGATTTGGATTCGATTACCTTTTATTAAATTTAGGTCTCTTGTTTCTCCGCGTCTGTGATTCTGATTTTCATCATATACAGGGTGCTTCTGCTTTGATTGCATTCCTTGTTTCTGCCGTGTTCCATGAGGTGTGTGGTTCATCACTTATTATATTTCCCCATCTACTGTGTCCctttttgcttttatttttgtttgtttgcttactttTGTAATGAAGAGAACTTTTTTATGGGGAGCTTACATAAACCTAAAAACAACCTATGGACATGTTTATAAGTTATTTTTTATCTAAAGTATCCAAACACTAATATACTCCCTCCATCCCAAATTATAAGGAATTTTTTTTTTACTATTTCACATGTATTAAGAAAACCAAATCATAATTATTTGGAGTATAACTTTTTGTCTTGTCCTTGGAGTAAGTTTTATAGGAATATGTAAAAACATTTGTATTGGTTATTGGTTAAGGAGAAAATGGGAAGGGGCGAAAATTAAATACAATTTGCATTCGATTTCATCAGAATATGTAAAATCAATTCTTGAAAAAGAGACATTTTTGGAATAACATGATTAAATAGTGTAAATGTTGATTTTTTTGCTTATAATTTGGGGCAATAAAAATGAATTTTCTTCCCTTATAAACTGGATCAGAGGTAGTACATGGTATATGGTATGGGCTAAGTCCAAATAAGCTCTTCCAAACACCTACTTAGTTCAGATTCTTTAGGCTTGTTTCTGTTTGATTCTAATAGACTATGAAATGAAAAATATGCAACACTGTCATATTACCGATGGAACGACAAGTTCGGTGTAAGCACAAAAATTAATTGGCTCCCTCAGTAGAGACTCCTTCTGACTGATCAATTATCTCACCAGTAACAGAATTCTAAGAAGATTCCCTTCTCTCATTATTCCTTAAAATATTAACTTCCTTACTTCACTCCCTAATTGCATCAAGCGCCTTCTCTTACATGTAGGGTGTCAGCTCATCATTCTTTGCCTTCCCACGTTTACTGTGACACACTCTCCATCCACATTTTGGGCCTATCCTCATTAGCAACCATCTCTATCAGGTTCACTTCTATTGAGTTCGATGTATGTTTCCATCTATTTGAAATGGATAACCGAGTCTGTCTTTTATGGTGCTTGAGAACAATATCCCATTCGTAGATGCCCACTTACAAAACCGAGGATTCCAAATTTTGCTTCACATTTTCATGTAATATTATGTCACCTATCTATCTCTATTAACAAGCTGGCATGAACAAATTATGCTACCTGACCTTTAGAACTTGATTGAATTGTGGCTACTTGGTCAAGGTTACAAATGTGAAATACTATTCTTGATAACTACTCTCCTGATTAAGTTCTTTAATATGAAGTTCTTTTCTTACTTAAATTTGAGACACACCGGTATTAAAAAAAAACCTGATATCATATTCATGAAAGCATCTTAGTTGTTGACATTGAAGAACTATTTATATGCTTGAGATGGCCAACCAGTCTAGTAAAACATTCTTATTCTTAGTTGGAATAAGATAATCCAAAAAAGGAATAAGATAAAAAAAACtctcaaaataataaaagagAAGAATTTTATACGAAATAACAACTAAATAATTCAATTATCTCCTCCCCCAAAGGCTCAAAGGAAAGAGAAGAACTTTGGCTGCAAAAAATAACTAAAGATAGAGGCTCAAATAAGCCTTATGCCCTGATAAGGTGTTAGATGTTACACATCTATAAAACTTAATTTTCTTGTCTCGGTGAAAAATACATATCAGTATTCAACTTATATTTATCACTGCTCAAAGCAAGCTTATATCTAATTTTGAATTACCAATTAAAATCGAGAATATGGGTAGCGAAGGATTCAACTAAGATTGAGGGCCACACAAAAAGTAGGAAAAGGCAGAAAATCATTAGGTTGGCATGGTTTTAAACTGTGGACAACTTCAAATGAACTCTCACCAACTTGTTAATTACTTTCCTCAGATGCAGCATCGTATTTAGAATCCCTATTAAACTCGTTAACTGTTAATGCCTTCAATTGTCCTCTTTGGAATATCTAAAATATGAAAAAGCCCTGTCATAGAAAATCAAGGAAATCCGTTGTAAATGCTGGGACAAGAGTTAACATCATATCCGATAGATGATACTGATACTACAGCCGATATCTTAAAACTGGATTCTTACATGGCATTCAGAAAACTGTCGTATACTCTAGTTTCTACCGGTGTAGTTATCATGTTTTCTGTAGTTGAATTATTTATTGTAATTCCGTAGTTATAACATCATATATTCGTTGTAATTATGTTTTCAATGAAGCCTTTAGCAAATTTGCTCATAAATTTTCTTTCATCTGAGTGTAGTTATGCATTGCTGTTCCTTGCCGCATGTTCAAGATGTGGGCTTTTATTGGAATTATGTTTCAGGTAAAGGCTTAGTGTCACACTCTCCTTCTGTCTGTCCATTGAAGTTGGCTATTATAGAGGCTTCACTTATTATTTTAAATACAAAACTTACTCTTTTTTTGTGGAGCCAACCCCCCAAACAATAAACTTTAACCCTAACAGGAAATGAAAATCTGAAGTGATAATTTCTATTCTTCTACAGTGAGAGTGAGAGAAATTTTCTAGACAAATTTCTGCGGTCTCAGTTGTAGTTGATAATATGACATTTTCTGTACTTTAGATTCAGTTGACATGTATTGATGATGTTGTTGTGCTCTATATAGGTTCCTTTGGTCTTGATCACTAATTACCTGCAAAATAAATACAGAAACTCAATGGTATGTTTGTGAGGTGTCCTATTCAAGAATTTTAGTCTATTAATAGTCTATTATATACTCATAATCTTCAAGTTGATTTATTGGTTTTAAATTGTTATTTTCTTCTTGCAGGTTGGAAATATGATTTTTTGGTTCATATTTTGTATTCTTGGTCAACCTATGTGCGTACTACTATACTATCATGACTTGATGAATAGGAAAGGTGAAATTGACTGAGGTAGCAATAGCATTACATCATTCCCAGTTATGTGGATGGGCTTTTCCATATAAGGGATAAATCCATGTACATATGTTGCTCTATATTTTATCTGGTGACTATCATCTCTTTGATATGGTTCCTATGGGTTAAGCATTTGCGTATTATTTGCCCGAGTCTTTGGAATTTAATTCTTCAATGTATTTATTTAGTTGAATTGCTTTGGCACTAAAGCAATATGCAAGCAATTTTGAAAGCGGCGCACAAACAATGTTATATGCTAACCGGTTTCTAATAATTGATGTCAAAGCTGTAAGTGCCTGAATTGTTTAGCTGTAGATTATTTCTGGAAGTTCTATCTAGCAATAATTATTTCTGGAAGTTCTATCTAGCAATAATGAGGCAAGTGAGTCACCACTTAAATACACTGTTAGATAGATgaaaattaaaatgcattaaaacACGTGTCACCACTTAAATCTATATCTATGAGTGGTTTTGGCTTTGATTTTTGTttatttgattctctttcaattTCGTTCAATTTGGTAAATTCTTTCATCCTATCCaaaaaattatttgattaaattttAGGAATGAGTTATCCACTTCGGTGATGTACGTGGTATATGACATCCCATCCCAGTTTCaaataaacttgaacaaaatATAGTGATTCAGAAAGACACCTAGTACATATAATGTGTTCGGTTGGATTTGAGGTGAGTTACTCCAAAgtggaaacaatatttttgaGAAGTCAAGATCAATACACATCCTATTATATGCACTTGTTCTAAGAAAATACATCCAGTTTTCCTTTAATGACGATCTGTCAAAACAAGGAATAAGAGATTCATAAATTACATTGAAATATTTTTTTTCAGTATATTGTTGTGTATGATTTCTTATGCGCCTTCAACTCTTTGAGAAGTTAGAGGAAAAATGTGTTTCTCTACCGAACAAAACTAAAACAACATGATAATCACAATTAGTTTGTAACATCTACAATCTTTTaatgtatttgtgcataaaaatCAGCATCTCTTCATTGTGTTCGATTTTTGGTAAAGGAGATGGTTTGCTAATGCGAACACCTTTGAAAATTCTTTTGAGATTTTAAAGTTGGAGAATTTGGAAAATGCGTGTCAATATGTTCGAAATAGGACTATTTCGTTGAATTGTGACTCTATTGGATTGACCTACTTAGGAACACCCATTGTTTTTACTGATTCTGAGGATGGTTCAAAATATGTGATTTCTGTATATGCAATCTTCCATAGCTACTCTTTATATGTAGTTCCATGTTGTCATCAGTTTTTAAAAATATCTCTTGAATCACTTTCCATTCGGTTATAATAGATATATTTGATTTACCATCGTTCATCACATCACCATCATCAAACCAGATCCTTTTCAGTGCTTGTAAACCTCATTCATTTGTATAGGTTTATCAAGTTTTATCATCTTTGAAATTAAATAAGCATACAAAAGACTATACGTCTTCTTAAGTGTACAATCACACTTTGAGCTATCTGAATCTACTTTTTATGTTCACTTGGCTTCGTGATAAATATAATTCAATCCTGCTTGAGATATTCTGGAGTGACATTACATGTGGAGGTAGTTctgacccttccacccaaatctcTAACGAGATCCATAATCATGCTTTCAGATATTTTCAGATAATTATTGTTcacaccttcctggggaagagtgaTATTGATACACACGTAAGTGCTGAAGAGAttttcttcatgtactgtaccactcagtcacACCCAGTAGCTTGCGGGGATTTTCTGATCGAGAGTCTTTATCTTAATGCTCGCTCCGCTGCGAGTCCTATACATGTTGGAAGCACGGTAACCCATATATCCTCCGCCCCAGGACTTGATAGAAGGCTATTACACCTAACATCTTACTGCAATTATACGTTGATGGATATTGACTTCTGTCTGGACCGTGGCCTCACGAGGAGATCTTCTTTCCACCCAAATCAATACAGACTCTTGATCGAGGGTGAGACTATCCACTACTTTAATTTACCAGATCCTCAGGTAACTTATGTTTATAATCAGGCCAATTGGGCCTATGCCATAGAAGGCCAAGACGAGTCAATAGATGAGCAGAGAATCCCATCTGAAGTAGAGCATCCTCCAGCACCTACCAGGATCAAAATCCTCATCAATAATCCAAATCTTCAGAGTCCAAGCATGCATTCTGAGCTTGTTAAGCTTCGTATGGAGATAGCCCAGCTCCGCCAGGAGCTTGCTGACGTTGCTTTGCAGGTCGAAGTGTTAGATGCCACACATGCCACTGAAGCTGATATACTGAACAATGAGATCGCTGACCTTAGACACCAGATTGCAGAGCTCCGAGGATCCGAAGTTGAGGAGACTCAATTATTCCATGGACATTGATGATATCACCGACCGAGAGATGCCGTTTGCTTTACTTATTTCCCattatttattatttatgcttatttttcttttctttttgacTTTATGTTTGCATTTCCTTTCCTAACATCTCTCAACCCGTGacttattttatatatatatatatatatatatatatatatatatatatatatatatatatatatatatatatatatatatatatatatatatatataggtgttactattattatattttttattttctttttactttattttacttttttattttttgtcATTTATCAAGCTTAATCAAAATCAAAAAGGCAGCATGTTATGGAAGCCTATGTACACCCCCTTTGCAAAATAAGAAAAAAGTTGTAGCCCAAGAAGCAAGGAACAAGCCCGACCCAAACAACAAATCCGGCATCATGGCGGACGCCATGGGGTTTGTACCATTTACGGGACAGAATCCCTAAATTCCCCATTTTTgccttcttcaacctctcaaaacCCATTTCTTCCTCCTTCCACCTCCATTGAGGTTCACGAAAATTCCCAATTTCATCATTCTAACTCCAACCCATTATCATTCCCAAACTTCACTCATCAATTTCCTCCACCAAAAACCCACTACAATCCCATTTTCCTTACTTACAATAAAAACCCATTTTTTTCTTCACTCACCATCAATGGCTGGAATGGAATTCAACAATATCATCCTTCACGGAGGGAAACCTGGAGAGCGTCAGAACAAAATTTTACAGAAATTGCAAACACGGGAAATTCTCGCCACCAGGTATGTAGATGAGGACTGTTTATATACTTTAGGGACGTATCATAATGTTTTTCATATGCTAGATAATTTAGGATTGCATGAGATTTTTGCTAATAAGGAACCCACCTATGATAGGCTGACTAGGGAATTTCtaagttccctaatttacacCGTACACTACCGACGCCTTAGCAGGTTTGTTAGGAATGTCTTACGGAGAGGGTGCCATTTGTGAGACACCCTTAGATACAGAATGGGCACTCGAAGCATTTAACTTTTGGAATAGATTATCGAATGTGGCTGCCACttcttttgaaggaattttagCCTCAATTGTTCATAACCCGACCATCTGTATTTTTCGATATCTtttggcatgcactatttttggtCGGGAAAATTCTAATAAAGTAAATGCTCGCGAGTTATtatttttacagggttgcctTACTAATCAAAGGATCAATCCTGTTCCTTTTATGCTTGCACATATGTCCGCCATTTTGAAAAAAAGGAGGAAccatttcttttggtggattaaTTACTTCTATTGCTAGAGCACTAAATCTCAACGCTGAGTTAGCTACGTTAGAACCCATCCCTCACttgaaatttttgaaggatatgAAATTGTGCAAGGTGCGGCGAGCAGGCGGTTATAACCTCATGATCCATGGTGTAGTTATACCGAGTGTTGTTTTACCTTGCTCTCAACATACAAGGAACTGGACATATGATCTCGATGCTCCACCTTTTAccggtcctttgccacctaatgtccctatggacgatgggcaagggaccgatgatgagtatgaccggcACGACCAGTCCcctgctcatgatattcctacacacactgcatcacctgcacacactgcaccttcttcttctgaccattttgcaggtaccactcccggTTTTTACATCACTGAGGAGATGTGGTGCGAGCACCTGGCTCGGGAAGAAAGGCGTGACGCCCTTCTAAATACCATTAACCAACAATTGACcgataatatgagttttatggtagcctCCCAGCAGCGCAATGAGCAAGCACATCGGACTATCACGGAATCCTTGCTTGCGATCACTAATCAGCAACATCTCCAGCAACATGCTAATGATCAACACTTCGCACTTATCGAGGCCAACTAGGGGTCTCTCTTAGGTCGCTCTAGGCAGCTGCAAGAAGGTCTTAGTCGTCGTAGCAGGAgtcgtcgacccaggcatcctgaccagggcAGTGACGATGTCGGTGATCAGCCATAGTTCTCTCTCTTtcaggttactcctaccctatctcatatcgaaacattgaggataatgttcggtttaagtgtgggaggagatttttatcactttcctttattttcagtatgttttgtgtgttttagttgtttgtttttctttcaataaaataacatgtgtttgacgagtcatctgtgtgGTGTATTCGTACTTCTCCTATTTCTTTAGCCTTACCAAAAAAATTGTGAGCAAAGAAAACAGTGTATTttgaatattcaggctataagacaggtttatgacAGGATGTAAAAGATTTGGGAAAGCTTTTTCTAAAATCGATATCGTCTTGACaccgtaggcttcatgattataagagtcgatctcgataccccatatgttgtggccctaatttttgttctaaataagtccttaagtagtttatccttgcagtcagctccggcttaagcatgctctacgtaggggaccgatgaaaataagtgaatgatcataAAAATTTCTACTTTGTTCTCTAGTTGTATGAAATTCCGGGCTAtgtgactctcacacggtcatttaacccagcaaaataaagagGTTTGCGAAGCAtgtagaaaaataaaaaaaaatataataatatgcccattgttggttggttcagaggtatttggtgctgaacttggtagggtggattacgatccaatcccccatAACTACAGTTGGGTTGAATAAAGGGGctacaccaacttatgtaccagagccccatgcttaagatcataatcactaaccggtcaccttactatgagtatgtacggataacaagcttaatgtgattgcacctgaatgaaaaggacttgaagaagatgaaaagaagGCCTAGGTATGGTGGGGTGATATTGATTtatttgtataggaacgaagcctatgACCACATTTGCAGAAAGTGTCACTGcaatatccttagttcgattcgttagtacctatcgatacattccttgaatgaacttataagCCTTTTATCCTTGAATTACCTCTGGTTGATACTGTTTTTCTTGCATGagctataaagagttttgcttaaggacaagcaaatgtttaagtgtgggagaatttgatcacactgaatcacaccgcgtatttgactcggattacacatgtttattaggtctttattatcgTTTTGCTTACGTTATGCTCTCTTTTGTGttgttttcaggtatttagctctttcaggacctttttagaagaaacgaagcaaaaagac from Lathyrus oleraceus cultivar Zhongwan6 chromosome 1, CAAS_Psat_ZW6_1.0, whole genome shotgun sequence includes:
- the LOC127135309 gene encoding diacylglycerol O-acyltransferase 1C isoform X1, yielding MANSDEPESTGTTATATVTTVQTDSDLKHSSLRRRPSATSSAGLFDAESAAQEAIRDSGSDDSSNGKNSEEVKDRKTDHAGIENDVQNDVIDREKVADFKFTYRPSVPAHRRIKESPLSSGNIFRQSHAGLFNLCIVVLVAVNSRLIIENLMKYGWLIRSGFWFSSKSLRDWPLFMCCLSLAIFPLAAFVVEKLAQQKNISEPVVVLLHVVITTVAIIYPVLVILWCDSAFLSGATLMLLTCIVWLKLVSYAHTTYDMRALTVSNEKVAKGETVPNTLNMEYPHNVSFKSLAYFMVAPTLCYQPSYPRTPSIRKGWVFRQLLKLIIFTGVMGFIIEQYMNPIVQNSQHPLKGNLLYAIERVLKLSVPNVYVWLCMFYCFFHLWLNILAELLRFGDREFYKDWWNAQTVEEYWRMWNMPVHKWMVRHVYFPCIRFGIPKGASALIAFLVSAVFHELCIAVPCRMFKMWAFIGIMFQVPLVLITNYLQNKYRNSMVGNMIFWFIFCILGQPMCVLLYYHDLMNRKGEID
- the LOC127135309 gene encoding diacylglycerol O-acyltransferase 1C isoform X2; its protein translation is MANSDEPESTGTTATATVTTVQTDSDLKHSSLRRRPSATSSAGLFDAESAAQEAIRDSGSDDSSNGKNSEEVKDRKTDHAGIENDVQNDVIDREKVADFKFTYRPSVPAHRRIKESPLSSGNIFRQSHAGLFNLCIVVLVAVNSRLIIENLMKYGWLIRSGFWFSSKSLRDWPLFMCCLSLAIFPLAAFVVEKLAQQKNISEPVVVLLHVVITTVAIIYPVLVILWCDSAFLSGATLMLLTCIVWLKLVSYAHTTYDMRALTVSNEKVAKGETVPNTLNMEYPHNVSFKSLAYFMVAPTLCYQPSYPRTPSIRKGWVFRQLLKLIIFTGVMGFIIEQYMNPIVQNSQHPLKGNLLYAIERVLKLSVPNVYVWLCMFYCFFHLWLNILAELLRFGDREFYKDWWNAQTVEEYWRMWNMPVHKWMVRHVYFPCIRFGIPKGASALIAFLVSAVFHEGVSSSFFAFPRLL
- the LOC127135309 gene encoding diacylglycerol O-acyltransferase 1C isoform X3 — protein: MANSDEPESTGTTATATVTTVQTDSDLKHSSLRRRPSATSSAGLFDAESAAQEAIRDSGSDDSSNGKNSEEVKDRKTDHAGIENDVQNDVIDREKVADFKFTYRPSVPAHRRIKESPLSSGNIFRQSHAGLFNLCIVVLVAVNSRLIIENLMKYGWLIRSGFWFSSKSLRDWPLFMCCLSLAIFPLAAFVVEKLAQQKNISEPVVVLLHVVITTVAIIYPVLVILWCDSAFLSGATLMLLTCIVWLKLVSYAHTTYDMRALTVSNEKVAKGETVPNTLNMEYPHNVSFKSLAYFMVAPTLCYQPSYPRTPSIRKGWVFRQLLKLIIFTGVMGFIIEQYMNPIVQNSQHPLKGNLLYAIERVLKLSVPNVYVWLCMFYCFFHLWLNILAELLRFGDREFYKDWWNAQTVEEYWRMWNMPVHKWMVRHVYFPCIRFGIPKVSCFSASVILIFIIYRVLLL